The Castanea sativa cultivar Marrone di Chiusa Pesio chromosome 11, ASM4071231v1 genome contains a region encoding:
- the LOC142616586 gene encoding uncharacterized protein LOC142616586 codes for MSHEGEPEIMTHALWSCPKLATVWIPQFAKLKDATSSLSAFIEIVHLAQQDPSCVEVFANIISLLWMRRNRASRGEECSILEKIPEQAGNLVQEFQHICPTHSKIPRTAQAVQWRPPPPPPGVVKVNFNGAIFSTQSSVGLGMIIRDQAGLVLAVLSQKIPMPTSVKTVEVMAARRALLLARELGFERVMIEGDFEVIIKVIKEKTLLSSDLGHILQDIHALSCSFSSISFHHIKRMGNCVTHRLA; via the coding sequence ATGTCCCACGAGGGTGAACCTGAGATAATGACTCATGCTCTTTGGTCTTGCCCGAAGCTTGCCACTGTGTGGATCCCTCAATTTGCGAAGCTCAAGGACGCTACATCATCTCTCTCGGCCTTCATCGAGATTGTCCATCTAGCCCAGCAAGATCCTAGTTGTGTCGAGGTGTTCGCTAATATCATCTCCCTGCTTTGGATGAGAAGAAACAGAGCATCCCGTGGAGAGGAGTGTTCAATCCTCGAAAAAATTCCAGAGCAAGCCGGTAACTTGGTGCAAGAATTCCAACATATCTGCCCAACCCACTCAAAAATCCCAAGAACAGCCCAAGCGGTCCAATGgagacccccccccccccctccaggTGTGGTGAAAGTCAATTTCAACGGCGCTATCTTCTCAACTCAGTCTTCAGTAGGCCTTGGCATGATCATTCGAGACCAGGCTGGATTGGTTTTGGCGGTCCTTTCACAAAAGATTCCCATGCCTACCTCTGTAAAGACAGTGGAAGTGATGGCTGCACGAAGAGCTCTTTTGCTTGCCAGAGAGCTTGGTTTTGAGAGAGTTATGATAGAAGGAGACTTTGAAGTTATCATAAAAGTCATCAAGGAAAAAACGCTCCTTTCCTCGGACTTGGGCCACATTTTGCAGGATATCCATGCTTTATCGTGTTCTTTTAGTAGCATTTCCTTCCATCATATTAAGCGTATGGGCAATTGTGTCACTCATCGCTTGGCTTAA